CACGGTAAAGCTCTTGCCGACCCCGAAATCGGCGTGAAATTTTCGGACATTGTCGCGGCCGACAATGTCGGGGAAGGGGACATTGTCGTAAAGGACGTCGTCGGACAGCATGCCGAGAGCCTCTTCGATGCGATTGGCGCTCCAGTGGTCAAAGAACGTCCGGGCAATGTCTAAAGGGGTAGGGGACATGATCTGGATCCTTGATAGGTGAAGGGGAGGGATGTGACGGCGCCTAGCCGATCCTGATGAGATTGAGCCCTGGCAGGGGGCCACCCGGAAACTGTACAAGGCGCGCGCCGAGCGACAGATCGCCGAGATCGAGTGCGAAGAAGCCGAGCCTTTCGATGATCCGGCCAACCTCCGCTTTGGCACTGCCGTCGTCACCGGAGAAGAACAGCACCCGCTTGCCGCCATGGCTGGAGGGATCGCCGGCGACCAGATGCGGCTGAAGGTGATTGAAGGCTTTCACCACGCGCGCTCCCGGGACCAGGTCGACAAAAACCTCCGAGGAGCTGCGTCCCTTCAGATTGGCTGGCTTGAAGAGCGGGGCCTCGATCGGATTATTGGCATCGATGACGATCCTGCCGCCGAAATTCGGAAGTCCTGCCAGCGCCACCGGCAGCTTGGACCAGTTGACGGCAACGATCACGATGTCCTTCGATGCTGCCTCCTCCCGTGTGCCGGCCGTGATGACAGGACCGAGGGCGCTGACGACATCCTTCAGGCTTTCCGGCCCCCTGCTGTTGGACAGGGTTGCCGGAATATTGTTGCGGGCCAAGGCCGTTGCGATAGCCGTGCCGATCTGGCCGGCGCCGATGATTCCGATGCTGGGCATGTGTCTTCTCCAGGATGTCCAATGGGTGTTCAGGCTGTCAGGCCGCCATCGGCGATGATGTCTGCGCCGGTGATGAAGGCGGCTTCCGGGCCGGCGAGAAAGGCGACGAGGCTGGCAATCTCGCTGGGCTGTCCGTACCGTCCGATCGCCATTCCCGCACCGACAAGCTCTGCGACCGGACCATTTGCCGGGTTCATGTCGGTGTCGGTTGGTCCCGGATGGACGGTGTTGACGGTGATTCCGCGTGGGCCCAGATCGCGGGCAAGGCTGCGATTGAAGCCGGCGACCGCGCCCTTGGTCAGCGTATAGACCGATGCAGTGGGAAAGGCGGCATAACGGGTCATGGATGAGCCGATGTGGATGATGCGGCCGCCGGACGTCATGTGACGGGCAGCCTGCTGCGTGGCAACGAAGACCCCGGTGACATTGACGGCAAGCATCCGCTCATAATCTTCGAATTTGTAGTCGTCGATGGGTGCATTGATCGCGATGCCGGCATTGTTAACCAGGATGTCCAGCCGGCCGAAGTGCTCCGCTGCCTGCGTGACAGCCGCCCGGACGGCCTCGGGATCGCCGGCATCTGCCTTGATGGCCAGTGCCTGGCCACCTCTGGCAGTAATCGCCGAAACGACGCTTTGCGCCTGATCGGCGGAGGCACTGTAGGTGATCGCCACCGCCGCGCCTTCGGCGGCCAGGCGCTGCGCGATAGACGCACCGATCGAGCGTGATCCGCCTGTCACCAAAGCTGCTTTTCTCAAAAGTGTCTTGCCTGTCTGCACCATCGTCTTCACTCCATGTCGTTCGATGGGCTGAAGATGGCGTATTCATTCCTCCTTGATTAGCTGCTTACCTCTTGTAAGATTTTAAAAGAAAATTTGAAGGGCAGGGTATGGAAACGCTCGCCAATCTGGAATGCTTCGTCCGCAGTGCCGAATGCGGCAGTTTTTCCGAGGCAGCCCGTCGTCTGTCGCTTACACCGGCCGCTGTCAGCCGGAATGTCGCCGTGCTCGAGCAAAATCTCGGCCTGCGGCTCTTCCATCGCTCCACCCGCAGGCTGACGCTGACGGAGGCGGGCGAGACGTTCCGGAGCTCCATTGCCGATCATCTGGAAGAGCTCCAGATCGCAATCGCTCATGCGTCGACGACCGTCGGCGAACCGGCCGGCACGCTGAAGGTCAGCCTGCCTCCGACCTTTGGTGTCACGCATATCCTGCCGCTCCTGCCGGGCTTTCTGGCGCGCTATCCGCATGTGCGGCCGGAGTGGCATTTCGAGAACCGTCAGGTGGACCTAGTCGCTGAAGGCTATGACGCTGCGATAGGCGGCGGGATAGAGCTTCTGCCGGGGCTGATCTCGCGCGCATTGGCGCCCGCCCACATCGTTCCGGTGGCCTCGCCGGATTATATGGCAAGGCAGACGCCGCCGGTCGATCCATCCGGATTGCAGGCATTGAACGGCATCGTGATGCGTTCCCTGCGGACCGGCCGCATCCGTCACTGGACCATGCGCAATGCGGGCGGTGACGAGATGCCCGCTCCCCTTTCCGAAACCATTGTGGTCAACGACCCGAACGCCATGCAGGAAGCCGCTCTTTTGGGCCTGGGCGTTGCCATGCTCGCGACTGCCGATGCGCTGGCGGCGCTGGAGACAGGCCGATTGGTGCGGCTCATCCCGCGATGGTATGCCGATGCCGGCGCCATCTCCATCTATTACGGATCCCGAACCCTGGTCCCGGCCAAGACGCGCGTTTTCGTGGACTGGGTCGCCGCCGCCTTCAAGGACCAGAGACTGGCGGAGCGCTTCGCCGCGAGTTTGCACTGAGAGTTCTGACAGTCCAAATTTGGCTGTCGTTCAGATCTTCTCCGGGATGAAGCCGGCGGTCTGACGTTTCCAGAGGCTGCCAAATAGGCCGTCCTGCTCGACGAGCTCGGCCGGCTTGCCCTGTTGGACGATGCGCCCCTGGTCGAGCACGATGATACGGTCCATGCTCGCAATGGTCGAGAGCCGATGGGCAATGGCGATGACGGTGCGGCCCTGCATCACCATATCGAGTTTTTGCTGGATGGCCGCCTCTGACTGGCTGTCGAGCGCAGAGGTCGCTTCGTCAAGAATGAGGATCGGCGCGTTCTTCAACAGGACGCGGGCAATGGCGACGCGCTGCCGCTGGCCACCCGACAATTTGATGCCGCGATCGCCGACGAAGGCCTGGTATCCGGTGCGGCCCTCGCTATCTGAGAGATCGGCAATGAAGCTATCGGCCGCCGCCATTTCCGCCGCCGATTCAACCTCCTGGCGGGTCGCCTCCGGCCGGCCATAGCGGATATTGTCGCCGACGGAGCGGTGCAGTAGCGAGACATCCTGCGCAATCACGCCGATCGCGCGTCGGAGGCTCGCCTGCGTAACCGACCGGATATCCTGGCCATCGATCAGGATTCCACCCCCCTGAATGTCGTAGAAGCGTAAGAGGAGGTTTGCGAGCGTTGTCTTTCCCGCCCCAGAGAGGCCGACAAGACCGACCCTCTCACCCGGTCCGACCGTTAGCGACAGATCCTCAAAGACCGGTCTGCCATTCCTGTAGGCGAAACGGATCTTGTCGAAGCGGATCTCCCCGCCTTCGATCCTGAGATCCGCCGCATCCGTCTTGTCCGTGATCGTCGGCGGGGTGGCCAGAACCGGCATGGCATCCTTGATGGTGCCAATGGCCTGGAAGATCTGCTGGCCCATCTGCAGAAAGGTGAAGACCTGGGTGGACAGGCGCTGGAGAATATAGACGGCGCCCACGAATTCGCCGATCGACAGGAAGCCTTTGACGAGACCGGAGAAGCCGATCGACAGCATTGTCAGCCACAAGATCACGTTGAGCAGGACGACGATCGCCTCGGAGGTGCGATAGATACGCTGTTCGCTGTGCTGCGTCTGTACGGCAGTCTGGATCGTGTGGCGGATGGTGCCGGCCTCGCTGTCTTCGGCAGCGAATTGCTTGATCATCTGCATATTGGTGTAGAGATCGGTGATGGCGCCGGAAACGAGGCTGCGCTGCCGGGCAGTGCGGCGCGAGCATTCGGCGAAAAGGGGTACGATTTTGACCGTGAAGGCGAGGTTGAGGGCGATCCAGACGATCACCGGCACGGCCAATTGCCAGGACAGGGCGCTGAGAAGCACCACCGAGCCGACCAGTTGCATCAGGAAGCGGGGAACGGACTGGAAAGCCGCGATGATCTGCTGCTGCACGGCGGAAGCGACCTGGGAAATCCGCGAGGCGACCTGGCCGGCGAAAAGCTCATGGAAAAAGGCGAGATCCTGTCTCTCCACCGCCTTGTGGCCCTGCCATTGAATGGCCGCCGGCATGGCAACGCCCAGCGTGTGGGATGTCAGGGTGTTGACCAGGAAGGACATGATCGGCAGGACGGGAAAGATCAGCAGGCCGAGACAGGCGAGAAGAGGCCATTGCTCTGCCAGGAAGGCGGGTGCGCCTTGCTCTGTCACTCCGTCCACGATGACCGACAATCCCCAGACGATCGACAGGTTGATGGCTTCGCTTGCCATGGAGCAAAGCGCCAGCGCAAGCAGCACGCCGCGAAACATGGAGATGAAATGCAGGAGGACGCTGCCGGGTCCCTTCGCGGGAAGCGGTCTGTAGGCGATCTCCAGCGGCCGGATCCAGGTTTCGAAGGGGCGATAGATGACATCGGAAATCGACATGGCCACTCGCAGAAAAGAAGAAGGGACGGCAAGAGAACCCTACCGGCCCCTGACGTGCTTGTCTCAATCTGAAGTAGCAGTTTGGCCTTTTTCGGTCATCGCACCTTTTGCCGCCCGTGCCATGGTCCGGCAGTCGATGACGCAGGTGCCGTCGCCCGGATGAGAGCGATAGCTCAGGATCACATCGGTGCGGTTTCGCTGCCGATCATGTCTCTGACCCGCCTGCCAAAGGCATCGGCATCGAAGGGCTTCGTCATGATCTGCATACCCTGCTCGAGATGGCCGTGGTTGAGCACCGCGTTCTCGGCATAGCCCGTGACGAACAATATCTTGAGTTCGGGCCGAAGAACGCGTGCCGCATCCGCCACCTGGCGGCCGTTCATGCCATTCGGCAGTCCGACATCGGTGATCAGGAGGCAGATCTCGCTGTCGGATTGCAAGATGCTCATCGCCGAGGCGCCGTCATAGGCCTCCAGAACAGCGTAGCCGAGATCCTCCAGAATATCGACCGCCACCATGCGCACCAGCGGCTCGTCATCGACCACGAGAACCGTCTGCTCGCCCGACGCAACGGGAGGATCAAGCACCGATTCAGGGGCATCCTCGGCAGGGGCATCGGCCAGGTGTCGCGGCAGGTAGATACACACCCTCGTGCCGTTTCCGACTTCGGAATGGATCCGCACCGAACCTCCCGACTGGCCGGCGAACCCATAGACCATAGAAAGGCCGAGCCCGGTTCCCTGGCCGAGCGGCTTGGTGGTGAAGAAGGGGTCGAAGGCCCGCGCCGCCACATCGGGGGGCATTCCGCTGCCGGTATCGCTGACGCAGAGCGACACATAATGCCCGGGCGACAGGCCCCGTTCGCGCGCAGCGCGATCGTCCAGCCAGCGGTTTTCGGTTTCGATCGTAAGCTTTCCGCCATCCGGCATGGCATCGCGTGCATTGATGCACAGGTTGAGAAGGGCATTTTCCAGCTGGCCGACATCGGCGAAGGTCGCCCACAGTCCTTCGCGCTCCGGGGCCTCCACCGTAACCGCCGGACCGACGCTTCGCGCAATCAGCTCCTGCATGCCCGCCACCAGACGGTTCAGGTCGATCGGCTTCGGCTCCAGCGTCTGGCGGCGCGAGAAGGCCAGCAAACGCTGGGTCAGTGCTGCCGCGCGCTTGACTGCGGATTGCGCGCTGTGAAGGTAACGATCGACATCAGCGAGCCGGCCTTGCGCCAGGCGGGTGTTCATCAATTCCAGGCTTCCGCTGATGCCGGCGAGAATATTGTTGAAATCATGCGCCAGGCCGCCGGTCAGCTGACCCACCGCCTCCATTTTCTGAGAATGCCGCAGAGCCTCCTCAGCCTCTATGAGGGCCGAGGTTCTCTCGTGAATGCGGGCCTCCAGCGTCGCGTTGAGTTCGGCCAGTTCATCCGCCGTCCGCCGGAGATTGGCCTCCGCCTGCACCCTTTGGATATGCGCCCAGGATCTCTCGGTCACTTCCCTGATGAGCGCCAGCTCCTCCGAGAACCAGATCCGCGGAACCCGGTCGTGGATCGCCATCAGCGCCGTCAGCTTGCCTTCCCGAACGAGCGGCATGCATATGGTGGCGGTGATCCCGATGTCCTGGAAGGTCTTCGCCTCTTCCGGAGCCAGTTCGGTGAGATTGTCGTTGATGATGAGGGGCAGGCCGGCGGTCAGGTTGGACACGGCAAGCGCGCCGAAGGCCGCAAGGCTGTAATGGCCGACAATGGACGGCGAACCCTCCGCAGCCCAGTCGCCGCGGATGGTGAAACCGTCCTCGTCCTCGTCCATGTCGGCGTAAGCGCAGTTGGAAAGGGACAAATGCTCCCCGACCATCCGCGTGGTGATGGCCAGTATCGCATCCGCGTCGCGGCTCCTGCCGGTTTCTCGCGCAAGGTCATCAAGAAAGCGGAGGCGGGTCTCCGACTGGCGCAGCGCCGCCTCGCCACGTGTGCGTTCCGTCACATCGGATCCGGATACGAATATGCGGGTGACCTCACCGGCCTCGTTCATGATCGGCTGGTAGACGAAGTCGAGGAAAAGCTCTTCCTCCGGACGGTTCGGTCGCGGGCGCGACAGGTAGCGCCGGGCGGTTGCGGAGAAGGGTTTGCCGGTGCGACAAATCTCCTCCAGAAGATCGATATAGCCTTGCTCGATGGCCTCCGGAAGCGCCGCACTGATGCTTTTTCCGACAACGTCGCGATCGCCGATCAGCCGGATGAAGGAGGGGTTGGCGTATTCGATGAAGAAGCCGGGCACGCTGAGCGTCATCATGAAGCCCGGGGCATTGTCGAACATGGCACGATAGCGTTCGCTCTCGCTGGCGATGCGCTGACGACCGCGAACGGCTTCCGTCGTCTCGATCACCGTATCGATCATTCCAAGCACGACACCGTTTTCATCACGGATCGAGCTGTAACAGAAGGTGAAATAGGCGGTTTCCGTATATCCGTGCCGGGTGGTCTCGACGGGGAAGTCTTCATGATAGACGGCCTTGCCGGACATGGCTTGCCTGCAGATCGGCTCCAGGGCCTCCCAGGTCTCCGCCCAGGTTACCCTTAGCGGCTGCCCAAGCGCCTCCGGCTTTGTCCCCAATATCGGCAGATAGCCGTCATTATAGATCGCGATCAGATCGGGACCCCAGAAGAGACATTGGGGGAATCGCGAGGCCACCATGGCATCGACGGTGATGAGAAGTGCGGGCGGCCAGGATTCAAGAGGACCGAGAGCGGTCCTCTCCCATGGAAAGGACCGGATCCGATCGGCCATCACCCCCGGGGAGGAGGGAAAATTCGAAAGATTCATGAAGCACGGCCCGCGATTGACACGGTAGATCTAGTGGAGACACAGCCGTTTGGGAACTGCGGCACCGTGCGAATTCCCTGCTTGTACGGTAGCGTTGGTTGCTTGCGGCGAAAATCTGAAATCCCCTTCATTTCAAGGTGCCGGCGTTGAAGCACCGGCACCCGTCGGCCGGTTCCGCTCTCAGGCGACCGGATACCCCGCTTCCGCAAACCAACGCCGCGCATCGGCGCCGGCGGCAATCTTCATCGGCTGGTCCGGCTGCGTCACCGCATGCCAGACGGCCTCGGCCACGTCGGCTGCCGTCGTGAATTCGGTGCCGGAGCGGAGCCCAGCGATATAGCCCTGAACGAAATCCCGGTAAGGCTCAGGGATGTCCATCCCCATCCGGCTCACCGCATTCTTGCCGAAGCTCGTCGTGGGTGCCGAGCCGGGCATGACCAGCCGGACGCGGATATTGAAGAGCGCGGCTTCGAGAGCGAGGCTTTCGGTGAAGGCATTCAAAGCGGCTTTGCTGGCACTGTAGAGCGACAGCGCGGGCAAGGGCTTGACGGTGACGCTGGAGCTGACATTGACGATGACGCCGGAACCGCGCATCCGCATCTGCGGCATGACGGCCTTCGTCACGGCCACGGCCCCCAGCACATTGGTCTCGAACAATTCGCGGGCCTTCGACAGTTGCGAGCCTTCGAGCACGTTCAGCATGCCGACGCCCGCATTATTGACCAGAGCATCCAGCGGTCCGCACGCCTCGATCGCCCTGCTGATGCTCTCCTCGCGGGTCACGTCCAGCTCTGCCACGGTCAGCCGATCGCTTGCGGGAAAGAGGTCGCGGCGCGGGCTGCGCATGGTTGCAACCACCTCCCAACCTTCTGACAGGAACATCTGCGCAATGGCAAGGCCGAACCCTGATGAGCAGCCGGTGATGAGAATTCTTGGCACGGGACATCTCCTTGTGAGTGGGTGATGACGCGCAAGATGCTGCGGTTTCTCAAGCCATTCCATTCTCCGGGGTCCGCATTCGTTTCGCCATCGTCCAGCTTTCCGACGGAAGCTTCACCGCACAGCGCCCGCACGGTCGCCGCACTTACTCCGAGGCATGGAGGTTCAATTTTTTGCCTGGTCCAGCCAGGGGCGGGGCTTTTTCACGGATCGGCTGGATCGTGACGGAGGAGATCATGGGGAGCTTTCCCGCACCTGGTTGTCCGAGCGGAATTTCGAGCGCCGCAGCAGGGCGATCGCGCTGGCGCAGATGCTGAAATGCCAGCCGATCCAGGTTGCGCTGGCCTATGTCCTTGCGCAGCCCTTTCCCGTGATCCCGCTGATCGGGCCGCGAGTGATCGCGGAACTGGAGCAAAGCCTGCAGGCGGTGGATATCGCCTTGAGGCCTGAGCAGATCCAGTGGCTCGAAGCAGGCGACGTCTGACCATGAAAAACGGTGCCCTCGTCATACTGTACGGTCGCCGCTTCCGCATGAGCGACATCGTCCAGTGCCGTATTTGCCGCCTCGCCAGGCTTGCCAGACGAGAGGCCCGGTTTTGACCCTTACTCCTCGACGAAAGCTTCTTCCCGTTTGCGGCGAATGGCCGGTGCCGCCATGGTCAGGAGAAGCCCCGCCGAGATCAGCAGCATCACGGCACTGATCGGATGCGTGAGGAAGACCGTGGCATCACCCTTTGCAAGCAGCATGGCCCGGCGAAGATATTCCTCCATCATCGGTCCGAGGATGAAGCCGAGCAGCAGCGGCGCCGGTTCGCAGTCAAGCCGGCGCAGCACATAGCCCGCGACGCCGAAGCCGACCATGAGATAGACGTCGAAGAGCGATTTGTTGATGCTGAACACGCCGACGGCGCAAAAGACCAGGATTGCCGGGAAAAGCAGACTGTAGCGCACCGAGATCATTTTCACCCAGATGCCGATCAGGGGCAGGTTCAGAACCAGCAGCATGACATTGCCGATCCACATCGAGATCACGATCGCCCAGAACAACATGGGCTGTTCCTGGATGACCGAGGGACCCGGCTGGATGCCCTGCATGATCATTGCCCCGATCATCAAGGCCATCACGGGGTTGGAAGGGATGCCGAGGGTCAGCATCGGGATGAACGAGGTCTGTGCGGCGGCGTTATTGGCGGATTCCGGCCCCGCGAGGCCCGCCAATGCGCCGTGCCCGAACGTCTCCGGCCTGGCGGACACCTTCTTTTCCAGGGCATAGGCCGAGAAGGATGCCAGCGTGGCGCCGCCGCCGGGCAGGATGCCGAGCACGGAGCCAAGCGCCGTGCCTCTCAGGACCGGGGGAAGCATGGCCTTCAATTCGGCAAGGGTCGGCATCAACCGGGTGATCTGGGCCAGTTCCGTCTTGCCACGTCGGTGATCGCCGAGATTGGCAATGATCTCGCCAATCCCGAATATGCCCATGGCGACAATGACGAAGCTGATGCCGTCCAGAAGCTGCGGCATGCCGCTGGTGAAGCGTTGAACGCCGGAATTGACGTCGGTTCCGACAAGCCCGAGAAGCAGGCCGAGGATCATCATCCCGAAAGCATGCAGGACGGAGCCATGCGCGAGGACGATGGCCGCGATCAGGCCCAGCACCATGAGCGAGAAATACTCTGCCGGCCCGAATTTCAGCGCTAAGAGAGACAGGATCGGCGCCACGAACCCCACAAGCAGCGTCGCCAGCGTGCCGGCGATGAAGGATCCGATGGCGGCTGTGGCAAGTGCCTGGCCGGCCTTGCCCTGGCGGGCCATCTGATAGCCATCAAGCGCGGTGACGACGGAGGAGGATTCGCCGGGCAGGTTGACCAGGATCGCGGTGGTGGAACCGCCATATTGGGCGCCGTAGAATATGCCCGCCAGCATGATCAGTGCCGTCTCCGGCGGCAGGCCGAATGTGACCGGCAGCAGCATGGAGATGGTCGCCACCGGGCCGAGGCCGGGCAGAACGCCAATGGCGGTGCCGAGAAAGCAGCCGATGAGACAATAGAGAAGATTGTAGCCGCTGAAGGCTGCGGCAGCACCAAGGAGGATTCCGGAAACATCCATGCCTACCTCCTCATGCCGTGAACCAGCTGCCGAGAAGGGGCAGCGGAAGCCCGAGGGCCCAGACGAAAACCATGCCGCAGAATGCGATGAGAGCGATCGCGGCAATGCCGCCGCTGATGGAATAGCCAAAGCTCGGAGCTGCCGCCGGCGCGATGAGAAGCAGGGTGGCGAGCGCGAGGATCAGCCCGCCTCCTGGAAGAAGAAGGGCAAACAAAAGCAGGGAGAGGGAGACGAAGACGACCGGCCGCCAGGCGAAGGGCTCGAGGGCCTCGCCGCTGCGCGTGATGCCGCGTATGGCGGAGATCAGGCCGACACAGGCGAGCAGACATCCGAGGACTGTCGGGAAATAGCCCGGGCCCATGCGAATGGCCGTGCCAAAGGAATAGCCGCTGGCAATGAGTGCGAAACCGGAGCCGAGGCAGATATAGATTACGCCGGCCCAGAAATCTTTAGGGGCATGAATGAAAGGCAGCATCGCATTCTCCCACCGCAACGAGGACCACTTCGGATCGTCTCATTTGCGCCTCCTCCCGAGGGGCTGGGTGCGGCCGCCGGAGAGGCGGCCACGCCCGGTCGATCATTCAGCCGTGATCTTTCCCGTTTCGATCACGGTCTTCCAGCGGTCCATGTCCTTCTGGAGGAAGGCGGCGAATTCCTCGTTGGAATTTGCAACGACCTCGAAGCCGATCTTGTTGAACTTGGCGACGATTTCGGGATCGGTCAGCGCAGCCTTCAATGCCTCGTTCAACTTTGCCTTCGCCTCCGCCGGCAGCCCCTTCGGTGCTGCAACACCCTGCCAGGCGCTGACGACGATGTCGCTATATCCAAGCTCCTTCAGCGTCGGCACGTCCGGCAGAAGCGGATGGCGATTTTCGCCTGTCTGGGCCAGCGCCTTCATCTGCCCTTCCTTGACGTAATTGATGATTGCGCCGAGGTTCTGGAAGGAGGCATCCACATGGCCGCCAATCAGATCCGCCTGCGCAGCCGAACCTCCCTTATAGGAGACATGCACACCCTTCGTGTCGGTGGCCTGGAAGAACAAAGCCGCCGTCAGATGGTCCGACGAGCCATTGCCGGAATTGGCAAAGCTGACGCTGTCGGGGCTGGCTTTCATCGCCGCAACCAGTTCCTCGACGCTCTTCGCCTTGAAGTCGGGATGCGCAACGAGAACATTCGGCGTGCTGACGGCCACGGTCAGAAGGTCGAAATCCTTCAAGGGATCATAAGAAAGGCTTTTCTGCAGGAAGGGGTTGGTCGCAAACGTGCCGAGCGATGCGACCAGCAGTGTCTTGCCATCCGGAGCGGCGCGCGCGACGAGGCCGGCGCCGATAGCGCCCGTGGCGCCGGGACGGTTATCGATCACGACAGGCTGGCCAAGCGTTGCGGAAATCTTCGGCTCCATGAAGCGCGCGGTCGTATCGGTTGCGCCACCGGGCGGGAAGGGAACGATGATCGTCACCTGCTCCTGTGCATTGGCGGGAACAAGATGCGCCGCAAGGCCCATCGTCAGGCCAAGGGCCAATCCCAGTAATCTGCTCTTCGTCATTCCACTTCTTTTCCTAAGTGTTGCCGATCTGCGGTGGCGTGCCGGCTCTTGGCCGCAACAGCCTCTGGTTCCAGGGGGATTACCTCACGAGGCAAGGGCGCTTGTTGTCGAAACGCCAATCCTTCACGAGATACTGCATTGCCACGGCATCATCGCGCGCCCCCAAGCCATGCTTCAGATAAAGCTGATGCGCT
The sequence above is a segment of the Rhizobium sp. SSA_523 genome. Coding sequences within it:
- a CDS encoding tripartite tricarboxylate transporter substrate binding protein, which encodes MTKSRLLGLALGLTMGLAAHLVPANAQEQVTIIVPFPPGGATDTTARFMEPKISATLGQPVVIDNRPGATGAIGAGLVARAAPDGKTLLVASLGTFATNPFLQKSLSYDPLKDFDLLTVAVSTPNVLVAHPDFKAKSVEELVAAMKASPDSVSFANSGNGSSDHLTAALFFQATDTKGVHVSYKGGSAAQADLIGGHVDASFQNLGAIINYVKEGQMKALAQTGENRHPLLPDVPTLKELGYSDIVVSAWQGVAAPKGLPAEAKAKLNEALKAALTDPEIVAKFNKIGFEVVANSNEEFAAFLQKDMDRWKTVIETGKITAE